In Lolium rigidum isolate FL_2022 chromosome 7, APGP_CSIRO_Lrig_0.1, whole genome shotgun sequence, the DNA window ATCAACCAGTCCTTGCAGGTTACAACTTACAAGAAACCGTGAATCGATCGAGATTGAAAACCTTATGAATTCTAGTAATGGCCTAGATAAAGCTACAAAGCTAACGAATGGCGGTTTCTTAATTGTTGTTTCAGTAGAACCAGTTGGGTCCAACGTGCTTCTGCGGCGGTTGCTGCATGGCGCCGGCGTAATTCACCGCTGACGCGTCGAAACCTGAACTGAACCTGCCGAGCTCCGGCGCCCCCATGCCGAACGGCGCGTCGTTGCGGACGAAGAATGCCGcattctgctgctgctgctgcatcatgCTGTTCGCGCCACCGAGCGATATTGGCGCCAGATGGTCTCTGCCACCGATCTGCATGCTCGGAGCGGCGGCGTCGTTGCTCCTGTGCGCGGCCACGCCGGCGTCGTACATGCTCATCAGCCCGGCGAGGCATCTCTGGTCATCGACGGGAAGGCCGAAGTCGAAGCCGCCAAGCTGCTGCTGGCTACGCGGGCTGTAGGGTGCCGCCGGGAAGAAGGCCGGTGGCGGCTTGCTCTCGACGGCGGCGGGGTTGTTGTACCTGCAGGCGTACTGGTGGTCGTTGCGCGCGTTGCGGTCGAGGAAGCCGAGCGCGGGATCGCCGTGCGGGCAGTGCGCGTTGGTGCAAGTGTACACGCGGGTGTTTCCATTATTCAGCATCTGCTCCggctcggcgtcggcggcggcgggcgacagTGCGGTCCGCTTCTGGGTGTGGGTGAAGTCGAAGTCGAtggcttcttccttcatcagcgcgGCCGGCATGAACAAGAACTCGTTGCTCATGTCAGCATCCATGGTTAAGTCGACGAACGCGGCTGCCTCGAAGGGTGGCTTGGTCTGGTTGGCGGTCTCCTCGCCGTAGGCTGCGTCGACGTCGTACTCGCCGGAGCTGGCGTCGAACGAGAGCGCCCTTGCGGCAGACGGCGGAGGGAGGCACGCGCCGGGATGcagctcctcctccctcttgaGGACGGCGAGCCAGGTGACGATCTCCCTGGCGGTCATCTTGTCCTGCAGGCACTTGGACTGGCGCACGAGGCGGCGGACCTTGTCGACGTCGGGcgacatgtgcttgatgacggcGGTGAGCACGGCGACCTTCCACGCCTTCTTGAGGTCGTGCGGCTTCTTGTACGGCGGCGGGCCCAGCTCGTCCGGCACGCCGGCCTCGGGCCACCACGCCTCGGACGCCCCCCGCGGccaccacggcggcgccacgcCCTTCTCGAGCGGGTACCGGCGCTGCGGCGGGTTGCAGTGCTGCATGAGCGACGAGAGCAGCGACCCCAGCGTGGTGTCCTGCAGCTCGTGCAGGGACCGCGGGCCGGCCGCCGGGTCGTTCCCGCCCCCCTCGCCCGCATCGCCCGGCTGGGCGTTGTCGGCCTGGTACTTGGCGATGGCGGCGGGGGCGTTTCGGTCGAAGCGGACCTTCTCCttccaccaggcgcggaggttgTCGGAGGCGCCGCCGACCGGCTTGCCGTTCTCGGGCACGATGCCGTACACGAAGCCCTGCGCGCTGCAGGCCTCCATCATCTTGAGCATGTACTTGAGGATCCCGTCCTGCGCGCGCGACATCTTCTTGCGCCGCGCCTGCTGGTCCTGCTGggacgcctcccgccgccgccccttgCTGCTCGCCGCGCCGCCCGGGCTCTGCTGCCGCTGCTGCAGCTCCTTGAGGCGCTTGAGCCTCATCCGGTCGCGCCACATGCGGCGCTCCAGCTCCTCGATGCCGTCcacatcgtcgtcgtcgctctcatcttcatcggggaagctTTCGTGCACCCGCTGCGCCGGCGCTGGATTCATGAAGTCGCTCTCCCCGACGAAGCAGCCGGATCCAAAGACACCGAACCCCTTGGCGCCGTCGCCGTCCGCCGCGAACGCCATGCGCGGATCCATCATGGTCACCCCTCCTCCCATCATGTCCAAGCACACCCGACCGGAAGCGATCAAGAAACTGGGGCTCTGCTCAGCAAGACTCGCAGGGGTGGAGCCTATATAGCCACCTGCACAAATTAAGCAGGGTAAGGCAAGTATAGCTAGACTCAAGTGGCAAGAACATGTGCGCATGTGAGAGCTATAAGAAATGGATCAGAAACAGACAATCATCCGAGTTTGGGAGCCGCAGTAGATTTGACGAGCACAAGCGAGAAACAAGACACACCAGATTGGATTTATGCGAAGAGGGGAAGTGAGCATGAACATCCGTACCTCCTTATCTAGTATCTCTGCTGCTGATTTCTCTGCGCTTGCCGGcgaagaggagaggagaggaggaagcaAGAAGAAGCGAAGTCTTGTTTGGGCGCGACAGGAGCTGGCTGGGGAAGCAGCGGCGAGTGACACGGCCCTTATATAATGGCCGGCATCTTGACCGACGACTTTGGTATGACCTGCAACTTGCATCAGTCGAGGTCTCCACGGTGTTGCACACGTTGGCAGATGGCACTCCTGTTGGTCCGTGCCTAGTAAGCGTGAGCGTGCTGCCAGTTCCGAGCTCATTCAaaggacaaaaaaaaaaacatatacatATGAAAAGTACATAATTGAAATGTCATGAGTTCATGACTACTTGAATCCTATAAAAAATAAAGTGTGTTTAATGGTGGCAAAGAAATTTTTTATGAGGTATGACCTCGTGTTTTTCTTCCTATAGGATTTACACTACATGATTTCTATATGATTAATTTCTATAGAACATGTTCTTATAAATCAAACAATTTATATATGAATTTTTTCCGCAGAAGTCAACTCCTACATAATTTTTGTACAAATCGTACGAATCAAATGAGGCCGGCCGTGGCTTCGTATTAATCATAAGTCTCATACTACTACTAAACTGGGCATTAAAGATACTCGTCAACTTAATAGGCAAAACCTCTTTGCCAAAGTTTCCCGGCGGCTTAGTTTTGATGAAAGCCAACCTTTATGAAGTATGATCAAGTATGTTTACAGAAAAATATTCAGAACATATTTTTTTAAAAGATTTCAAAAGAATAGAAATAGGAAAAACGCACGAAGAGTATGCATGGTATGTGCCTACGGGAGTAAGAAACACACGTAGGGCTTGTTTGATTAAAAGGATTCATAAAGAAATTTTATAGGATTCTTACTCATAGGATTTTTTTCTTCTATAGAGtcatttgattcaaaggattgaaCCCTCCAAAATTCATATGGATTCCCTTCCTGCACTACAATTTCGTAGAATTTCTAACAAGAGGTTAGACCTTTTGGAAATTTCTATGTGCCTATGACAACTATCACATGCACGCAATCTCTATAGAAATTTTCTGCGTTTTTCATGGGGTGCAATCAAACATTTCGTGCAACTGATTCCTGATTCCTGCGGTTTTCATTTCTATAGGATTCCACATGCCATGGCATACTGTTCGTGCGTTTTTCTTGTTACTGTGCTTTCAAAATCCTTTGAATAAAACATGCATGTAGTTCATCATAGACAAATAGGAATTTTTCAAGATGCCTAATGTTTTGCTATAAATCCTATATGATTGTAGTATAGGAAAGAAATCTATAGGAATTTTGGAGGGTTCTATGGGCAAGAATCCTACACAATTTCTGTGAAATTCTTTTGAATCAAACAAGTCCTAACATGTAGTACAACATCCTAACATATTTTCTTGTTGTGTGCATTTTATATACTACTTTTCATGATTATTAATTCATCGGAGTAATTTCGCAAAAAAAACATTATGTTAATTATTCGGGAAGTTCTACTGAATATTTGGTTCAGATGAGCCTTAACCGTTGATAAATGGAATGTGTGGTTACACTTAGCCCAACGATTTAATGAtgacaaacttttttttttgataaacatGGTTTGTTTTCATGAAAGATGGCCACCTTAGGAACCCATATCCGTAAAATCTTTGTATGTACACTTTATGAATTAACATACTAGATTTTTCCGTACATACCCATGAAAGCTAAAAGTGTCACTGAAGGAGATgatgattttcatgtggtttttttCACATAAAGTCTTTCTCACTGAGGATAACCTTGCTAAGAGAAATGTAATGGGCATATAAGGTTGTTTCAGCGACTCCAAGGAGAATATTTAACATTTATTCCTCTGATGCCCTTATGTTTTTCTTGTATGGAGGATAGTCAATATTTCTTTTAAATTACCACCACTGACCAACACCAACTGGTTGAATAAGACTAACAAAAAATGGCTTAAATTTAAGTGATGGTTTCGGGTTTTTTATTGAGCTATGTAAAATTGTTGAAATATTATCATTTTTAATAAGATTGCAGTTGTTTGTTTCTTGTATGTTATCCACAAGGCCACTCATTGAATTTGTTTGTGGTTTTATCTTCTTCGACGGGACCAGCGGAAGCCTATGCATCCTGGTGCAATCGTGTGGAGATACTTGCATGGGTTATCTTCAACTCTATTGGATAATAGATCCACTAATAGATTACACAATGCCTATGTTCTTTATGTTAGATCCGTTTCATTAGTTGATCTTTGTGTCCACTCTTTGTGATCCACAAATTGTAACATTTTGGATGATAATGCAACAAAAAATAGATGTGCGCATAGACTGATGCAGATGCCGACGTGTGCCCCC includes these proteins:
- the LOC124677716 gene encoding protein ETHYLENE-INSENSITIVE 3-like 2 codes for the protein MMGGGVTMMDPRMAFAADGDGAKGFGVFGSGCFVGESDFMNPAPAQRVHESFPDEDESDDDDVDGIEELERRMWRDRMRLKRLKELQQRQQSPGGAASSKGRRREASQQDQQARRKKMSRAQDGILKYMLKMMEACSAQGFVYGIVPENGKPVGGASDNLRAWWKEKVRFDRNAPAAIAKYQADNAQPGDAGEGGGNDPAAGPRSLHELQDTTLGSLLSSLMQHCNPPQRRYPLEKGVAPPWWPRGASEAWWPEAGVPDELGPPPYKKPHDLKKAWKVAVLTAVIKHMSPDVDKVRRLVRQSKCLQDKMTAREIVTWLAVLKREEELHPGACLPPPSAARALSFDASSGEYDVDAAYGEETANQTKPPFEAAAFVDLTMDADMSNEFLFMPAALMKEEAIDFDFTHTQKRTALSPAAADAEPEQMLNNGNTRVYTCTNAHCPHGDPALGFLDRNARNDHQYACRYNNPAAVESKPPPAFFPAAPYSPRSQQQLGGFDFGLPVDDQRCLAGLMSMYDAGVAAHRSNDAAAPSMQIGGRDHLAPISLGGANSMMQQQQQNAAFFVRNDAPFGMGAPELGRFSSGFDASAVNYAGAMQQPPQKHVGPNWFY